DNA from bacterium:
GCTCTGCCTGAATGGCGCCCCGTTTCGGGTCGGAAAGCGCAAATACAAGATAATACTTATCCTGGTTATGCTCGCCCGGTCGAGGATGCCCGCCATGTGGCTTCCGGACCGGCGCCCGACATCCCCTTGCATCGAGATGACCCCCGACCCTGAGGAGCGCCATGATCGGCAAGTCGTTGCTGCACTATGAGATCAAGAGTCTGCTCGGCAAGGGCGGCATGGGCGAGGTCTTCTGCGCCCGGGACACCAAGCTGGGCCGCGACGTGGCCATCAAGATCCTCCCGGTCGAACTGAACGGCGATCCGGAGCGCGAGGCCCGCTTCCAGCGCGAGGCGCGCGCCCTGGCCAGCCTGCAGCACCCCAACGTGGCCTCGGTCTACGGCTTCGAGGAGGCGGACGGGTTGCGCTTCCTGGTGATGGAACTGGTGTCTGGCTCCGAGCTGACCGAGCGGATGAGCGCGGGTCCCGTGCCGATCGCCGAGGTCCTGAACATCGCCCGCCAGATCGCCGCGGGCCTGGAGGCGGCCCACGAGAACGGCATCGTGCACCGCGACCTCAAGCCGGCCAACATCATGGAGACGACCGAGGGCGAGATCAAGATCCTGGACTTCGGCCTGGCCCAGGCCTGGTTCGGCGACGGCGCCCGCCAGAGCGAGTCGTCCATGACGCCCACCATCACCGCGGCCCTGAGCCAGGCCGGAGCCATCCTGGGCACGGCCGCCTACATGAGCCCCGAACAGGCCCGCGGCGGCAGCGTGGACCGGCGCGCCGACATCTGGGCGTTCGGGGTGATCCTGTTCGAGATGCTGACGGGCAAGCGGCTCTTCCTCGGCGAGACCACCAGCGACACCCTGGCCGCGGTGCTGCGCGCCGAGCCGGAGTGGGACACCCTGCCGGTCGCCGAGGCGCCGGCCCTGTGCCGGCTGATCGAGCGCTGCCTGGAGCGCAATCCCAAGCAGCGGCTGCGCGACATCGGCGAGGCCCGCATCTTCCTGCAGGACGGCGACGCCAGCGGCTCTCACTTGAGCTTCTCGCATCTGGGAATGACGACCTCGTCCGGCGAGCCCGCCCGCGCCCGGACGCCGGCGCTCTTGCTGTCGGGTCTGGTGGCCGCGGGTCTGCTCGCGGGTACGCTCGTGGGCTGGAAGGTGCTGGCCCGGCCGGCGCCGGTTCCGGTCCTGCACACGATGATCCCCCCGCCGGGGATCACCGACTACGAACTCAACTCCACGAACCCGGGCCCGGCGGCCCTGTCCCCCGACGGCACGATGCTGGCGTTCACCGCCACCGACGCCGACGGCGTGACCCGTCTGTACCTGCGGCACCTCGACCAGGGCGAGTCCGTCGCCCTGTCCGGGACCGAGAGCGCCGCGTACCCGTTCTGGTCTCCCGATGACAGGTTCATCGGCTTCTTCGACGCGGACGGCAAGAAGCTCAAGAAGATCGCCGTGGCCGGCGGGCCGCCGGTCACTCTCTGCACCGCGGACAACGTCAAGGGCGGCTCCTGGAACGATCGCGGCGACATCATCTTCGCCCGCGGCGCCGACACCGGCATCTTCAGGG
Protein-coding regions in this window:
- a CDS encoding protein kinase; the protein is MIGKSLLHYEIKSLLGKGGMGEVFCARDTKLGRDVAIKILPVELNGDPEREARFQREARALASLQHPNVASVYGFEEADGLRFLVMELVSGSELTERMSAGPVPIAEVLNIARQIAAGLEAAHENGIVHRDLKPANIMETTEGEIKILDFGLAQAWFGDGARQSESSMTPTITAALSQAGAILGTAAYMSPEQARGGSVDRRADIWAFGVILFEMLTGKRLFLGETTSDTLAAVLRAEPEWDTLPVAEAPALCRLIERCLERNPKQRLRDIGEARIFLQDGDASGSHLSFSHLGMTTSSGEPARARTPALLLSGLVAAGLLAGTLVGWKVLARPAPVPVLHTMIPPPGITDYELNSTNPGPAALSPDGTMLAFTATDADGVTRLYLRHLDQGESVALSGTESAAYPFWSPDDRFIGFFDADGKKLKKIAVAGGPPVTLCTADNVKGGSWNDRGDIIFARGADTGIFRVPEIGGEPVRITAVGPDHNSHRHPRFLPGGREFLFVGRSTSSDQDNAVFLANLDTTVVPRIIATSQAHADYVDGHLLTVRENVLMATPFTPDQKSATAGGAPLVDNILTLQGAVVGLFSPSPTGMLAFQTGASAEASQVLSWTDIEDGSSQPLGDLGQIYHPAIAPDGKRAVVEVRNASNEGTDLWLVDLETGLRTRFTFAPGDEIRACWSPTGESVFYESKEGGSFRIMQQPVEGQGGAAVLLEAEREIAVTGVAAGDRAVLLDFELEDGKFELRRLSLDAGGGAMTTLAASAGTNLGGGVYSPDNRWIAYHTESAAGWDIFVIPATGGARKWQVTSDGAVYPKWNRDGTELWVVRFSGDLYAYDVDGAGQTFRVGKSRRTLKIASPEASGSFYDLHPDGKRILQTGADPSFRSEVSYLHLVTDWKRGLVQ